One genomic window of Campylobacter fetus subsp. fetus includes the following:
- a CDS encoding dipeptide/oligopeptide/nickel ABC transporter ATP-binding protein — translation MSLEIINLKKSYGKTEVLKDISFYLKSGESVALMGASGSGKSTLAKCIARLESINRGSIIYNRKDILNLKNAEFRQNIQYVFQDQLTALNPSKRVKDLLISVLKRFKIDKKDEFEHILSDAKLPYSILDRFPKELSGGERQRLGIARAMLIKPKILILDEVTSALDKRLKSEIMHTLMHYKTLHKTAMIFITHDKFIAKEYFDRILMLECGRLIFDKTS, via the coding sequence ATGAGCTTAGAAATTATAAATTTAAAAAAATCATATGGTAAAACTGAAGTTTTAAAAGATATCAGCTTTTATCTAAAAAGCGGAGAAAGCGTAGCTCTTATGGGGGCTAGCGGAAGCGGAAAAAGTACACTTGCAAAATGCATAGCTAGGCTAGAGAGTATCAACAGAGGAAGCATAATTTATAACAGAAAGGATATATTAAATTTAAAAAATGCAGAGTTCAGACAAAATATTCAATACGTATTTCAAGATCAGCTAACCGCACTAAATCCATCAAAGCGCGTAAAAGATCTATTAATAAGCGTTTTAAAACGTTTTAAGATAGATAAAAAAGATGAATTTGAGCATATTTTAAGTGACGCAAAGCTGCCTTATTCTATTTTAGATAGATTTCCAAAAGAGCTTAGCGGAGGTGAGAGACAAAGGCTTGGTATCGCTAGAGCTATGCTGATAAAACCAAAAATTCTGATCTTAGATGAAGTCACAAGCGCGCTCGATAAGAGACTAAAAAGCGAGATAATGCATACTCTTATGCACTATAAAACTCTTCATAAAACCGCAATGATATTTATAACGCATGATAAATTTATAGCAAAAGAGTATTTTGATAGAATACTTATGCTTGAGTGCGGCAGATTGATTTTCGATAAAACTAGCTAA
- a CDS encoding arsenic transporter: MLIAAFIFLITMVLVIWQPKGFGIGTSAVLGAAMAYMFNVVSVDDILEVVSIVWDATLTFIGIILFSMVLDKIGFFEWSALFVAKLAKNSAKKMFIYLILLGAFVSALFANDAAALILTPIILAKMKILKLNLKTITAFLLSGGFISDAASLPFVFSNLTNIITANYYKISFSTYMYDMSFAFVASVITSTLFLWLIFRRDIPKSVNASLLKEPKTAIKSVKLFKFSWIFLIMLLCGYFLGDFLGLPVSLFALGGAIIFLCVAAKSKVVSAKDLLKTAPWQIVWFSIGLYVVVFGLKNAGLLEFVRDILVYFSSFGEFSFVMASGFLSAILSAVMNNLPAIMIMDISLDGISSKAAIYANIIGSNVGVKLTPFGSLATLLWLFILQKNGIRISIKSFFKFSFMITPPVLFVVLISIYIWVS; encoded by the coding sequence ATGCTTATAGCCGCTTTTATATTTTTAATCACTATGGTTTTAGTTATATGGCAGCCAAAAGGTTTTGGAATCGGCACTTCAGCCGTTTTAGGAGCTGCTATGGCTTATATGTTTAATGTGGTTAGTGTTGATGATATTTTAGAAGTCGTAAGTATAGTTTGGGACGCGACTTTAACGTTTATCGGAATAATTTTATTTTCAATGGTTCTTGATAAGATAGGTTTTTTTGAGTGGAGTGCTCTTTTTGTTGCAAAACTTGCTAAAAATAGTGCGAAAAAGATGTTTATTTACTTGATTTTGCTCGGAGCTTTTGTTTCGGCTCTATTTGCAAATGACGCTGCTGCGCTTATTTTAACACCTATAATACTTGCCAAAATGAAAATTTTAAAACTAAATTTAAAAACCATAACCGCGTTTTTGTTATCAGGTGGATTTATCAGCGACGCAGCTTCTCTTCCTTTTGTCTTTTCAAATTTAACAAATATAATTACGGCAAACTACTATAAAATCAGCTTTTCAACATATATGTATGATATGAGTTTTGCATTTGTTGCTAGTGTTATAACTTCTACTTTGTTTTTATGGCTGATTTTTAGGCGAGATATACCGAAAAGCGTAAACGCAAGCCTATTAAAAGAACCAAAAACAGCTATAAAAAGCGTTAAACTTTTTAAGTTTAGCTGGATATTTTTAATTATGCTTTTATGTGGTTATTTTTTAGGAGATTTTTTAGGACTTCCGGTGAGTTTGTTTGCTCTTGGAGGAGCTATTATATTTTTATGCGTAGCGGCAAAATCAAAAGTGGTAAGTGCAAAAGATCTACTAAAAACTGCTCCTTGGCAGATAGTGTGGTTTAGTATAGGTTTGTATGTTGTTGTTTTTGGACTTAAAAATGCAGGATTGTTGGAATTTGTTAGGGATATTTTAGTTTATTTTAGCTCATTTGGGGAATTTTCTTTTGTGATGGCTAGTGGATTTCTTTCGGCTATTTTAAGCGCTGTTATGAATAATTTACCGGCTATCATGATAATGGATATTTCTCTTGATGGCATATCGAGTAAGGCTGCGATTTATGCAAATATAATAGGCTCGAATGTAGGAGTAAAACTAACTCCGTTTGGCTCTTTGGCTACATTGCTTTGGCTTTTTATACTGCAAAAAAACGGTATTCGTATAAGTATAAAAAGCTTTTTTAAATTTAGTTTTATGATAACTCCTCCAGTGCTTTTTGTTGTTTTAATTAGCATATATATCTGGGTTAGCTAG
- a CDS encoding UPF0323 family lipoprotein translates to MKHIKTLKEISKISGVGAILIFGLAACGNTEQNSGGSAVQEASQKQGATVFIEKNSDGSYKIADEFPSNETRVFLREPGADGAISERLLSQNELDKLMQEENAKIDAGTSGLTNQNASVSGGGMSLGETILASAAGAIIGSWIGSKLFNSPGYQNQRQGAYKNPSAYNRSVNSFNKAGTAAASSKANAGKSGFFGGNKAATSSSTSTTSGG, encoded by the coding sequence GTGAAACATATAAAAACATTAAAAGAGATAAGCAAAATCAGCGGCGTTGGAGCTATACTTATATTTGGTTTAGCGGCATGCGGAAATACCGAACAAAACAGTGGAGGTTCGGCAGTGCAAGAAGCTAGCCAAAAACAAGGCGCAACAGTATTTATCGAAAAAAATAGCGATGGAAGCTATAAAATAGCAGACGAATTCCCAAGCAATGAAACAAGAGTATTTTTAAGAGAGCCGGGTGCCGACGGAGCTATAAGCGAAAGACTTTTAAGCCAAAACGAACTCGATAAGCTTATGCAAGAAGAAAATGCCAAAATAGATGCCGGAACTAGCGGACTAACAAATCAAAACGCTAGTGTAAGCGGAGGCGGTATGAGCCTTGGAGAAACTATTTTAGCTAGTGCGGCTGGCGCAATCATAGGAAGCTGGATAGGAAGTAAGCTATTTAACTCACCTGGCTATCAAAATCAGCGTCAAGGCGCGTATAAAAATCCATCAGCTTATAACAGAAGCGTAAACAGCTTCAATAAAGCCGGCACTGCAGCAGCTAGCTCCAAAGCAAACGCCGGTAAAAGTGGATTTTTCGGAGGAAATAAAGCAGCAACTAGCAGTTCAACTTCTACAACGAGCGGCGGCTGA
- a CDS encoding glutathionylspermidine synthase family protein, translating into MMNLKSIKALDNEYLESIGFSWHTDPDNTPYVADELVVVSQDECEAYYKAANELYDMYVTAAQYVIDNNLFHELGIPFNLIDTIKHSWENDVHWHLYGRFDLAGGLDGKQIKLIEFNADTPTSLFETAIVQWAMLKFNGMDEEAQFNDLYDSLVENFRRLITLEEDTSKFDEYYEGWGILFSSIANNIEDENTTRLLQSAAIDAGFKTEFAFANQVDFSDENGISYNGENYEYWFKLIPWENIAVEEGELALILKNIIENQKAIILNPAYTLLFQSKGIMKILWDLYPNHPLLLESSFEPLKGKKQVKKPFLAREGANISIINENGETELETDGEYANGKFLYQEFADFNKDSKENSYQAGLFFAFEGSALGFRKGGLVLDNYSKFVGHVIK; encoded by the coding sequence ATTATGAATTTAAAAAGTATAAAAGCATTAGATAATGAGTATTTAGAAAGTATCGGCTTTAGCTGGCATACAGATCCAGACAACACTCCATACGTAGCAGATGAGTTGGTAGTCGTGAGTCAAGATGAGTGCGAAGCATACTATAAAGCTGCAAATGAGTTATATGATATGTATGTAACAGCAGCTCAATATGTTATCGATAACAATCTTTTTCACGAGCTAGGAATTCCTTTTAATCTTATCGATACGATAAAACATAGTTGGGAAAATGATGTGCATTGGCATCTTTATGGAAGATTTGATCTTGCCGGAGGACTTGACGGCAAACAGATAAAACTCATTGAGTTTAACGCAGATACGCCAACTAGCCTGTTTGAAACAGCTATAGTCCAGTGGGCTATGCTTAAGTTTAACGGTATGGATGAAGAGGCGCAGTTTAATGATCTATACGATAGCTTAGTAGAGAATTTTCGCAGGCTAATAACTCTTGAAGAAGATACTAGTAAATTTGACGAGTATTATGAAGGATGGGGGATATTATTTAGTTCAATAGCAAACAACATAGAAGATGAAAATACAACAAGACTTTTACAAAGCGCGGCTATAGACGCAGGATTTAAAACCGAATTTGCCTTTGCTAATCAAGTAGATTTCAGTGATGAAAACGGAATTTCTTACAATGGGGAAAATTACGAATATTGGTTCAAACTAATCCCATGGGAAAATATCGCGGTAGAAGAAGGTGAGTTAGCACTTATCTTAAAAAATATTATCGAAAATCAAAAAGCAATTATCCTAAATCCAGCCTATACGCTTTTATTTCAAAGCAAAGGCATCATGAAAATACTTTGGGATCTATACCCAAATCACCCGCTTTTATTAGAAAGTAGTTTTGAACCGTTAAAAGGCAAAAAACAGGTCAAAAAACCGTTTTTAGCCAGAGAAGGAGCAAATATAAGCATTATAAATGAAAACGGCGAAACTGAGCTTGAAACAGACGGAGAATATGCAAACGGAAAGTTTTTATATCAAGAATTTGCAGATTTTAATAAAGATAGTAAAGAAAATAGCTATCAAGCCGGACTATTTTTTGCATTTGAAGGTTCGGCACTTGGATTTAGAAAAGGCGGATTAGTGCTTGATAACTACTCTAAATTTGTAGGACACGTGATAAAATAG
- a CDS encoding UbiX family flavin prenyltransferase → MKTLVAISGASGAHLGIKLANAIASLENDTHMIISENALISMQKEGFNEKVDKNIRIYSNNEIWAAPASGSSKFENMIIAPCSINSLAKIASSISDNLILRAAAVMIKEHKKLILGVREMPLSAISLRQMADLATLGVIIAPPIIGYYSEIKSLKDMENFVIGKWLDTLEIKHDIFSRWK, encoded by the coding sequence GTGAAAACTTTAGTAGCTATAAGCGGTGCTAGCGGTGCTCATCTAGGAATCAAACTAGCAAATGCTATTGCTAGTTTGGAAAATGATACGCATATGATTATCAGCGAAAATGCGTTGATCTCTATGCAAAAAGAGGGATTTAACGAAAAAGTCGATAAAAATATACGAATTTATTCAAATAATGAAATTTGGGCTGCTCCGGCTAGTGGTTCGTCTAAATTTGAAAATATGATAATCGCACCTTGCTCCATAAACTCTTTAGCCAAAATAGCTTCTAGCATCAGTGATAATCTGATTTTAAGAGCGGCTGCAGTTATGATAAAAGAGCATAAAAAACTTATTTTAGGCGTAAGAGAAATGCCTTTATCTGCTATCAGTCTTAGACAAATGGCGGATTTAGCAACACTTGGAGTTATCATAGCGCCGCCTATTATAGGGTATTATTCCGAGATAAAAAGTCTTAAAGATATGGAAAACTTCGTGATAGGAAAGTGGCTAGATACTCTTGAAATAAAACACGATATTTTCAGTCGCTGGAAGTGA
- a CDS encoding D-2-hydroxyacid dehydrogenase: protein MKIVCLDADTLGNDIDLKSVFSEFGEFISYPKTAPNETINRLKDADIVLTNKVLITQEVINSLNLKLICVTATGVNNVDLDAAAKAGIAVKNVAGYSTNSVVQQTFANLLSITNQTKYYDSYCKDRVGWAKSPIFVHLNDPIYELSGKKFTVVGLGTIGTKVARVAKSFGCIVSYYSTSGKNSSNEFQKVSFDELLKSDIISIHAPLNANTKNLFDEKVLSNLKDGAIIVNSGRGGIVDENAVAKLVDEKNIYFATDVLETEPMREDHPFLNVKNKNRLLITPHIAWASVEARKCLVELVAKNIRDFIKG from the coding sequence ATGAAAATAGTATGCTTAGATGCCGACACGCTTGGAAACGATATTGATTTAAAATCCGTATTTAGTGAGTTTGGGGAGTTTATCAGCTATCCTAAAACTGCACCAAATGAGACCATAAACAGATTAAAAGATGCCGATATAGTACTTACAAATAAAGTTTTAATCACGCAAGAAGTTATAAATTCTTTAAATTTAAAACTCATCTGCGTAACTGCAACCGGAGTAAATAATGTAGATCTTGACGCTGCGGCTAAAGCAGGAATAGCCGTTAAAAATGTTGCTGGCTACTCTACAAATAGCGTTGTACAGCAGACTTTTGCAAATCTTTTATCAATAACTAATCAAACAAAGTATTACGACAGCTACTGCAAAGATAGAGTCGGCTGGGCTAAAAGCCCTATTTTCGTGCATTTAAATGATCCTATTTATGAGTTAAGCGGAAAAAAATTCACAGTTGTTGGATTAGGAACCATCGGAACTAAAGTAGCAAGAGTAGCAAAGTCTTTTGGCTGCATAGTTTCTTACTACTCAACAAGCGGTAAAAACAGTAGTAATGAGTTTCAAAAAGTTAGTTTTGATGAGTTACTAAAATCAGATATCATCAGCATACACGCACCTCTAAATGCAAATACAAAAAACCTATTTGATGAAAAAGTGCTTTCAAATTTAAAAGACGGTGCTATAATCGTAAATTCGGGTAGAGGCGGAATAGTCGATGAAAACGCCGTTGCAAAATTAGTTGATGAAAAAAATATCTACTTTGCAACCGATGTTTTAGAAACTGAGCCTATGAGAGAAGATCATCCGTTTTTAAACGTAAAAAACAAAAATAGACTCCTCATCACTCCGCACATTGCATGGGCAAGCGTAGAAGCTAGAAAATGCCTTGTGGAGCTAGTAGCAAAAAATATTAGAGATTTTATAAAAGGATAA
- a CDS encoding YajQ family cyclic di-GMP-binding protein, whose protein sequence is MADEHSFDISASVDIMEVKNALETAKKEVSSRFDFKGLKAQIELNEKEKTITLISSSDSKIDALKDIVLSKLIKREIPPVAITELKRESAGGANTKCSLKLNDTLDSLNAKKITKAIKDEKLKVNASIRGEEVRVTSKSIDELQNVIKLVKDLNLELPLSFKNLK, encoded by the coding sequence ATGGCTGATGAACATAGCTTTGATATAAGCGCAAGCGTAGATATTATGGAGGTCAAAAATGCTCTTGAAACAGCGAAAAAAGAAGTTTCAAGCCGTTTTGACTTTAAAGGCTTAAAAGCCCAAATAGAGCTAAACGAAAAAGAAAAAACTATAACTCTTATTAGCTCAAGCGATAGCAAAATAGATGCTTTAAAAGATATAGTTTTGAGCAAACTAATAAAAAGAGAGATTCCTCCTGTTGCTATAACCGAGTTAAAAAGAGAGAGCGCAGGCGGTGCAAATACCAAATGCAGTTTAAAACTAAACGATACTTTAGATAGCTTAAATGCAAAAAAAATCACAAAAGCTATAAAAGATGAAAAACTCAAGGTAAATGCAAGTATAAGAGGTGAAGAAGTAAGAGTTACTAGCAAATCTATCGATGAGCTTCAAAATGTTATAAAGCTTGTAAAAGATTTAAATTTAGAGCTTCCGCTAAGTTTTAAAAATTTAAAATAA
- a CDS encoding coproporphyrinogen III oxidase family protein — MTFSNIAQNLAIKYADFKMQRSLYNGLNIDILQNNLPKIADTNKTYMLYAHVPFCHTFCPFCSFHKYDYDESAAKKYFYSLRLEMEQIKEAGFDFHSMYVGGGTTLINENELLKTLEHAKKLFNINEISCETDPNHIEPNNLKCFSGLIDRLSIGVQSFNDEILKKVARYSKFGSKDLLIEKLSKAVGILPITSIDLIFNFPFQTKDELLYDIQTATAIDSEQVTFYPLMKSNITKDKIAASLGHSSKDNEREFYEIICSKFKNYYQNNAWSFSKQSSNLKDEYVGTGNQYVGVGSGAFSFLNGELLINAFNLDEYSERVNAYRSAIIAKCKFKKRDKIRYLFLTQLFDGKINIDKFNRENEVNLKLDLYLEITLLKTTNAIKIIDKEIILTDFGRYLCVVLMKEFYIGMDKVRATFRDDAKIKYKKRLRIMDKL, encoded by the coding sequence ATGACTTTTTCAAACATAGCCCAGAATCTTGCTATAAAGTACGCGGATTTTAAAATGCAAAGATCGCTGTATAATGGGCTAAATATTGATATATTACAAAATAATCTGCCAAAAATAGCAGACACAAACAAAACATATATGCTCTACGCACATGTGCCTTTTTGCCATACATTTTGTCCGTTTTGCTCGTTTCATAAATATGATTATGATGAGAGTGCGGCTAAAAAATATTTTTACAGCTTGAGACTTGAAATGGAACAGATCAAAGAAGCAGGATTTGACTTTCATTCTATGTATGTTGGTGGCGGAACGACTCTTATAAATGAAAATGAGCTCTTAAAAACGCTTGAACACGCAAAAAAACTATTTAATATAAACGAAATTTCTTGCGAAACAGATCCAAACCATATAGAACCTAACAATCTAAAATGCTTTTCGGGACTTATTGATAGGCTTAGTATAGGAGTACAAAGTTTTAACGATGAAATACTAAAAAAAGTAGCCAGATATTCTAAATTCGGCTCAAAAGATTTACTTATAGAAAAATTATCAAAAGCAGTCGGCATACTTCCTATTACAAGCATAGATCTGATATTTAACTTTCCGTTTCAAACTAAAGACGAACTACTTTATGATATACAAACAGCAACCGCCATAGATAGCGAGCAAGTTACATTTTATCCGCTTATGAAATCAAATATAACAAAAGATAAGATCGCAGCTAGTTTAGGTCACAGCAGCAAAGATAATGAACGTGAATTTTACGAGATAATATGTTCTAAATTTAAAAATTACTATCAAAATAATGCTTGGTCGTTTTCTAAACAAAGCTCGAATTTAAAAGATGAATATGTCGGTACGGGCAACCAGTACGTAGGAGTAGGAAGCGGTGCTTTTAGTTTTTTAAACGGCGAACTTCTTATAAATGCTTTTAATCTTGATGAGTATAGCGAACGCGTAAATGCCTACAGAAGTGCTATTATAGCAAAATGTAAATTTAAAAAAAGAGATAAAATAAGATATCTCTTTTTAACGCAGTTATTTGATGGAAAGATAAATATTGATAAATTTAACCGCGAAAACGAAGTAAATTTAAAACTTGATTTATACTTAGAAATAACACTTTTAAAAACTACAAATGCCATCAAAATAATAGACAAAGAGATAATTTTAACTGATTTCGGAAGATATTTATGCGTAGTGCTGATGAAAGAGTTTTACATCGGTATGGACAAAGTAAGAGCTACTTTTAGAGACGATGCTAAGATAAAATATAAAAAACGTTTAAGAATTATGGATAAATTATAA
- a CDS encoding ATP-binding protein produces the protein MKYLKDFLNDNRSSEIFQILECDKDELEILKYMTRSFIQGVSQMSVFDLLNTVFTDKDFGYLDYISNLKNLIDLGYISQNFSFFKENAKQKSSRLSMLYTEVELSELFLVLLEDGKATSQVPPNEPYNDHLEYLKDQFLRIELYQKKVSNHSQNSKAKLDKKIAITENLIEHRLKISKIPLACEQIFKENSLNSKEQVIFLALLKEEYSGEFEALRDLNTLISLVSKDDMERMKSRSLLEDGSNLLESGLIDYDEVLNAFGSVSRSFFITEEILQLIMHPQNSKKTKKLKLETLVKESDIFELIEPNSDLNDVVLNEQTKELLDDILKQVDKKVLTRLNTWGIKSRKSAQVKVIFYGSPGTGKTMSALSLAKSLKKQILSFDCSKILSKYVGESEQNVRKIFDTYKEICSKTKTEPVLLLNEADQFLSTRIETSSGSDKMHNQMQNIFLEQIEKFEGVLIATTNFMQSLDHAFSRRFDYKIEFKKPDFKARLEIWKRVLPQNGSFESGFSIEKLAKHALSGAQIMLVLKNAALKTAISEDGIFTMKIFENEIKREISSAFDEDKRVGLL, from the coding sequence TTGAAGTATTTAAAAGATTTTTTAAACGATAATCGAAGCTCAGAGATATTTCAAATTCTAGAATGCGATAAGGACGAGCTAGAAATTTTGAAATACATGACGAGAAGTTTTATACAAGGCGTTAGCCAGATGAGTGTTTTTGATCTGTTAAATACGGTTTTTACAGATAAGGATTTTGGATATTTGGATTATATTTCAAATTTAAAAAATCTAATTGATTTGGGATATATCTCACAAAACTTTTCATTTTTTAAAGAAAATGCAAAACAAAAATCAAGCAGACTTAGTATGTTATACACCGAAGTTGAGTTAAGCGAGCTATTTTTAGTATTGCTTGAAGATGGTAAAGCTACTAGTCAAGTGCCGCCAAATGAGCCTTATAACGATCATTTGGAATATTTGAAGGATCAGTTTTTAAGAATTGAACTATACCAAAAAAAGGTTAGCAATCATAGTCAAAACTCAAAAGCAAAGCTTGATAAAAAGATAGCCATCACCGAAAATCTCATAGAGCATCGCCTTAAAATAAGCAAAATTCCATTAGCCTGTGAGCAAATATTTAAAGAAAACAGCTTAAATTCAAAAGAGCAGGTCATCTTTCTAGCGCTTTTAAAAGAGGAATATAGCGGAGAATTTGAGGCTTTGCGCGATTTAAATACTCTTATAAGTTTAGTTAGCAAAGACGATATGGAGCGAATGAAAAGCAGAAGCTTGCTTGAAGATGGATCAAATTTGCTTGAAAGTGGACTTATAGATTATGATGAGGTATTAAATGCGTTTGGCAGCGTAAGCAGGAGTTTTTTTATTACTGAAGAGATTTTGCAGCTTATAATGCACCCTCAAAATTCCAAAAAAACAAAAAAATTAAAACTAGAGACTCTGGTTAAAGAGAGTGACATATTTGAACTTATAGAGCCAAATAGCGACTTGAACGACGTTGTTTTAAATGAGCAAACTAAAGAGCTTTTGGATGATATATTAAAACAAGTAGATAAAAAAGTACTAACTAGACTAAATACCTGGGGCATCAAATCAAGAAAAAGCGCTCAAGTGAAAGTGATTTTTTACGGAAGTCCGGGCACCGGAAAGACGATGAGTGCGTTAAGTCTTGCTAAAAGCCTTAAAAAACAAATTCTAAGCTTTGATTGTTCTAAGATTTTGAGTAAATACGTCGGCGAGAGTGAGCAAAACGTACGAAAGATATTTGATACGTATAAGGAAATTTGCTCAAAGACTAAAACAGAACCTGTTTTGTTGCTAAATGAAGCCGATCAGTTTCTTTCTACTCGTATAGAAACTAGCTCTGGAAGCGATAAGATGCACAATCAAATGCAAAATATATTTCTAGAGCAGATTGAAAAATTTGAAGGCGTTCTTATAGCTACTACAAATTTTATGCAGAGTCTGGATCACGCTTTTTCAAGGAGATTTGATTATAAAATTGAGTTTAAAAAGCCTGATTTTAAAGCTAGACTCGAAATTTGGAAAAGAGTGCTTCCGCAAAATGGTAGTTTTGAAAGCGGATTTAGCATAGAAAAGCTTGCTAAACATGCACTTAGCGGCGCCCAGATAATGCTTGTGCTTAAAAACGCCGCACTTAAAACAGCTATCAGCGAAGATGGAATTTTTACTATGAAGATATTTGAAAATGAGATAAAACGAGAGATTAGTTCCGCGTTTGATGAGGATAAAAGAGTAGGGCTTTTATAA
- a CDS encoding fatty acid--CoA ligase, producing the protein MEYKFNNYYEMLISSANEHPKSIAIFDDKKKISYEELRNKVDMCAAFLQSNSISYSDKVAMIVTNSPEFIVAFLAITSIGAVAVPINTFLKKNEFEYILNDCDAKMLIVSNSHLEEILGLERKTNLRKIAVIGEYEKPNDKYTSFYLYEEFSPCKINQNVSIDDISSIIYTSGTTGHPKGAVISYKNVFSNLVGINRIFTITNKDRFIVYLPMFHSFTLTVMVLLPLFSASAAVIVKSVFPFSNVLKQTLLKRVSVFLGVPAIYAAMAKAKIPWYFKWFNSIRYFVCGSAPLAKQTIDDFAKIFPRAQLLEGYGLSECSPLVSVNRPEHKKISSVGLPLAEYNVKIVDDEMMEKNIGEVGEIIVKGDNVMQGYLNNPGATDDTIINGWLRTGDLGKIDEDGFLYIVDRLKDLIISKGQNIYPREIEEIIYRLEEIEACAVIGIKDESEDEDVVAFVQLKDGINIEAIKIKEFLKKHLANFKIPKHIYFADELPKNAAGKVLKRVLKDKVKDKLG; encoded by the coding sequence ATGGAATACAAATTTAATAATTATTATGAGATGCTTATAAGCTCAGCGAACGAGCATCCAAAAAGTATAGCTATATTTGACGATAAAAAGAAGATTAGTTATGAAGAGTTGAGAAACAAAGTCGATATGTGTGCGGCTTTTTTGCAAAGTAACTCGATATCTTACTCAGATAAAGTCGCCATGATAGTTACAAATTCACCCGAATTTATAGTAGCATTTTTAGCAATAACATCTATAGGCGCAGTGGCTGTACCGATAAATACATTTTTAAAGAAAAATGAGTTTGAGTATATTTTAAATGATTGTGACGCAAAAATGCTTATCGTATCAAATTCGCATTTAGAAGAAATTTTAGGTTTAGAACGTAAAACAAATTTACGTAAGATAGCAGTTATCGGCGAATATGAAAAACCTAATGACAAATACACTTCATTTTATTTATATGAAGAGTTTTCGCCATGCAAAATTAATCAAAACGTGAGTATAGACGATATATCTAGTATTATATATACTTCAGGAACAACAGGTCATCCAAAAGGTGCGGTTATAAGCTACAAAAATGTTTTTTCAAATTTAGTTGGTATAAATAGAATTTTTACGATCACCAACAAAGATAGATTTATCGTGTATTTGCCGATGTTTCATAGTTTTACTCTTACTGTGATGGTACTTTTGCCACTATTTAGCGCAAGCGCTGCTGTGATAGTAAAGTCGGTATTTCCGTTTTCAAATGTACTAAAACAGACGCTGTTAAAACGTGTAAGCGTATTTTTAGGAGTGCCTGCTATATACGCGGCTATGGCAAAAGCTAAAATTCCTTGGTATTTTAAGTGGTTTAACTCTATTAGATATTTTGTGTGCGGCTCAGCACCTCTTGCAAAACAGACTATTGATGATTTTGCAAAAATTTTTCCGCGCGCTCAGCTTTTAGAAGGTTATGGGCTTAGCGAGTGCAGTCCTTTAGTGAGCGTAAATCGTCCTGAACATAAAAAAATTTCAAGCGTCGGACTTCCTCTTGCGGAGTACAACGTAAAAATCGTAGATGATGAAATGATGGAAAAAAATATCGGCGAAGTTGGCGAGATAATCGTAAAAGGTGATAACGTTATGCAAGGATATCTAAATAATCCAGGCGCTACAGATGATACCATAATAAACGGCTGGTTAAGAACCGGAGATCTTGGAAAAATCGATGAAGATGGATTTTTATATATAGTCGATAGGTTAAAAGATCTTATCATATCAAAAGGACAAAATATCTATCCAAGAGAGATAGAAGAGATAATTTATAGATTAGAAGAGATAGAAGCTTGCGCCGTTATAGGTATAAAAGATGAGAGCGAAGATGAAGATGTAGTAGCTTTTGTGCAGTTAAAAGATGGTATAAATATAGAAGCCATAAAGATAAAAGAGTTTTTAAAGAAACATTTAGCAAATTTTAAAATACCAAAACATATATATTTTGCAGATGAACTTCCAAAGAACGCTGCCGGAAAAGTACTTAAGCGCGTCTTAAAAGATAAAGTAAAGGATAAATTAGGTTGA